One genomic region from Candidatus Cloacimonadota bacterium encodes:
- a CDS encoding M1 family metallopeptidase gives MAAFTENFVIHSVDGGFPGGRSFVDELDSRIGKLQMDLGVYPEGKAEIFIVPDRASYQALARGRGAIVEFSEAFYSGRERRIYARSADQVPANYSGLILHEYTHWLLDELMIGAPLWLHEGLATEYGHQLGLDRYYHYVRERFWGNRMDLFRLAYNYPKQREDWEMYYLTSYFAVRYMREKDPKAWRAFWNIVAAHNRRGERVRFAEAFGRAYNSNLHSFSLDFAEASRRKAWIYLITGFSSLIFALLPFMVIIATLRQRRKMKALPDLEIPAEKEVTVPETDPPEASGQDEQPEP, from the coding sequence GTGGCGGCCTTCACGGAAAACTTCGTTATCCACAGCGTGGATGGCGGTTTCCCCGGCGGCCGGAGCTTCGTGGATGAACTGGACTCGAGGATAGGAAAGCTCCAGATGGATTTGGGCGTCTATCCAGAAGGCAAGGCCGAAATCTTCATCGTTCCTGACCGCGCCTCTTACCAGGCCCTGGCCCGGGGACGCGGTGCCATTGTGGAATTCAGCGAGGCTTTCTATTCCGGCCGGGAACGCCGCATCTATGCCCGCAGCGCCGACCAGGTTCCCGCCAATTACAGCGGGCTGATCCTGCACGAATACACCCACTGGCTGCTGGATGAACTGATGATCGGGGCCCCCCTCTGGTTGCACGAAGGCCTGGCCACGGAATACGGGCACCAACTGGGGCTCGACCGCTACTATCACTATGTGAGGGAACGCTTTTGGGGCAACCGCATGGACCTCTTCAGGCTGGCCTACAACTATCCGAAGCAGCGGGAAGATTGGGAAATGTACTATTTAACCTCATATTTCGCCGTGCGTTACATGCGCGAGAAAGACCCGAAGGCCTGGCGTGCGTTCTGGAACATCGTGGCCGCCCACAACCGCCGGGGAGAGCGGGTCCGTTTCGCGGAAGCTTTCGGCCGGGCCTACAATTCCAACCTCCACAGCTTCAGTCTGGATTTCGCGGAAGCCAGCCGCCGCAAAGCCTGGATCTACCTCATCACCGGCTTTTCCTCGCTAATCTTCGCGCTGCTGCCTTTTATGGTGATAATCGCCACGTTGCGCCAGAGGAGGAAAATGAAAGCCCTGCCGGACTTGGAAATACCGGCGGAAAAAGAAGTTACGGTTCCGGAAACCGACCCTCCCGAAGCATCGGGACAGGACGAACAACCGGAGCCGTGA
- a CDS encoding RNA-binding protein produces the protein MRIDQLLNKLCLTKTRNIAKTACDKGLVSLNGKTAKASAEVREGDLLVFRLYGFEHEIRIDKVPSGNVAKKDATDYYTLLGRKELPN, from the coding sequence ATGCGTATTGACCAACTGCTCAACAAGCTTTGCCTCACCAAGACCCGAAACATCGCCAAAACTGCCTGCGACAAGGGCTTGGTGAGCCTGAACGGCAAAACCGCCAAAGCCTCCGCCGAGGTGAGAGAGGGGGATTTGCTGGTCTTCAGGCTCTATGGCTTCGAACACGAAATCAGGATAGACAAAGTTCCCTCCGGCAACGTGGCCAAAAAAGACGCCACGGACTATTATACCCTTCTGGGGCGCAAGGAGTTGCCGAACTGA